The genome window tgtcagtttagtccaaaggtttcatttttcgcctgtggatCCAAAAAGATTTcgctgttgccattttagtcaactGGGTTAAATTCatccatttatttaatctgtgtaacaCACATGGTCTTTAAAGATACGGGGtgtttaaggatgtaattttttattatttggtagatttatttaACACGATTATACAcggggttttttttttaaaagacgacgtttttagtatttagtatacataattacatatatttaatttatgtaacacacatggtttttaaagatataactttttttattatttgatatacaaaattacatttatttaacacgTACAATATACGgagttcataaagatataactttttattatttaatacataaaattacatttattcaacccgtgtaatacacgaggttctaacctagttataatgtatataaaaacaaaatatattacaAGTAAAATAATCCAAGCTAAGCCAAGCCGAGTTACCAAGCGAGTCAAACCAAACCAATCTGGCTCGTTACAatccgagccggctcggctcggctcactttcaaaccAAGCCATATCAAACGAGCTTTTCCTAAAGTAAATTCGAACGAGCTTCGAGCCGTAACCTTTTTGGACAACCCTCCTATATAAACTTGAATATTTTGTAATATGCATATTTTCGGTTATaattaataacttatttaataatTTGTAGAAATTTCTAGTTCATAGTTTGGTCCATTATTTTAAAGCATTAAGCAAAAATACAAAATACCAATTTTAAAGCATTATTTTGAGTGTTTAAAAGCAAAAATACAAAATACCAAAATAGTTTAATTCCGAAAATGACTCACAAAAGATAATCCAAATCCACGTCATCATAGTCAAAATCGGCGAAAACTCGGGTATCACAATATCACCACGTCATTTTGCAACAACTCAAAATCCAGTAGATAATCACAAGCACACCAAAGCGACACGTCACAGTAACCCCACCAACAATCCAACACCAACCGTCCGATCCAACATATCCCACTAATTTCCAATACACTCGCAGCACTGGATAATCCCCTCTCTGCAACAATATAACCTCTAGTCAGTAGTCAAAACTCAATGCATTCTTTGTGAATAATATCAACATCCGAATGGACCCAAACGGCGTCGTTAGGTACACTCACCGCCGGTCACCCTCCTCCGACCGGTTTCTCAACGTTTTCTCTCCGCCTTCCTCCTCCGGCGTCATTTCCGGCGACTCCTCAGTCGCCGGCGACGATTTCAGTGAAGACGACGTGTTCTGGACCGGGGATTTCGCTGAAAACAAGCTCCGATCGTCTGATTCCGTCAAATCAACCAACCGGAACCCTAGCAAACGTCAGGAAACGTTCGGAATTCTCGCCGCATTGCCGGAAAACAACGGCCGTAAACCTAATCTCCCTGTGCTGAACCGAAACCCTACGGTCGGTTCTCCGTCATCGTCGCGGTTAATTCCGTCGATTCCGATGATTCCGAGGCCTAATAAGTTAGATCGAGATGTCTCTCAATCTATGCCGGTGAGATTTCAGCAATCGGCGCCGGTGAACGTGCCGATGTTCGCGAGGAAGGTTAGGACTGGCGGTGAGCTTGCTGACGTGGATAttgttgaggatgatgatgacgaAGAGATGCTTCCGCCGCATGAAATTGTGGCGAGAGGTTCGTCGCCGCGTACGGCGTTTTCCGTTCTGGAAGGTGCTGGAAGGACGCTGAAAGGAAGGGATTTGCGGTTGGTTCGGAATGCGGTGTGGCGGAAAACAGGTTTTCTCGATTGATTTTGATTAGGTTTTGCAGGTTTTCTAGCTTGTTTACTGTAATTATGCTGGTTTTTATGTGTATATAATTTGCATTTCATATAAATTTTTCATGTTTAATGGAATTTGAAGTTCTGGAAGTGTTTTTTGTTTCGGTTTTGAGTTTATTTTTATACTTTGTTTTTGTTAAGTGATGATGAACTGAGAAGCAAACAGGAGGAATGTTCTTGCAATGTCTCTGTATTGATTCTAATGCAATCCCGAGTCATTTCACAGGGGAAGGTGAGGGGAGGGAGGGGAAGGAAAATTCTCTCCTAATCTCTTCAATTTGGGAGGATGAATATATGGTCATATTTGGTCATATTTTCTTCCCTTTTCGCTCCCCTCCCCTGTTAAATAAAACTCGGGAACATGGTTTTTaatattttcatctcttttcccTCCTCTCCCCTGTTAAATGAGTCTCGGGCCCTGTGATTAGAAAAAATTGGGCCACTTTTGAGATTTTGGATACCTTGCGGGACGGGTAAAACTAGACACTTATTTATAAGTCGAGCAGTGCCTAGCAAAAGGCTAGTTTGGGCTCGGCTCGAAGTCCGACAAAGATAGCTCAGCTCGGATTTTAAACCTTGTTGAAGCTTTGAGCTCGGTCTTAGCTCGTTTCTTATTTATAAACCGAGTTAACTCGGCTTGGATCGGCTCTCTTTGTCATAGGTTAAAGTGCTAATTGAAACTTgagtgaaaaagaaaaaaaaaaaaaaacaaaaacaaaaggaaCTATTATGCTTGGCTCGTGGATGTTCCCGAGTCTGATTTAACAAGAGGATGGGAAGGAAAATTCTCTCTTCTAATCTCTTTAATTTGGGAGGATAAATATATGGTCATATTTTCTTCTCTTTTCTCTCCTTTTCCctccctccccctgttaaatgaaactcgggaacatggtttttcatattttcatctcttttccTTTCCCTCTccctgttaaatgagactcgggaacaGAGTGTTAAGGTAAAAATGAATTAGTTAAAAAGTTCAATAAATAGATTTGAACTAGCGTGAATACTATTGAAAAGGCTCCAACTTTCTGTTTAAACCACTCACCAAAAGAACGTTATTGGTTCATTACCTTTATATACTTGGATTTGAGAGGGGAGGACTTGTTTAAGTCCGACAGATGATatgattaaaagaaatttatcaTTAAAAAAACTCGTTAGTCTTATAAATCCATGAGTTAATTATTCTAATGGTCAGAATTCCTTTTGCTTTGGCCCTTATACGTCGAGGTGTCATGCTAGATTCCGACATTTGTGTGATGTGCAATTGCAACTCTGAGAGCATGGATCCTTTATTTACGGGTTGCTGGTTCGCCGCTGAGGTATGGAGACGAATTACTAGTTGGTGTCGGTTAGATCCTATATATGCTTTCACTTTTAGAGACTTATTATAGATTTACAAGATAGTTGGGGGAACTAAAAGAAGTAAACAGATTATTCATGGCATTGTATTGGTGACTTGTTGGGTGATATGGAAGGCGAGAAATGATAGAAGGTTTAATTCGAGAGAGGTTAAAGTTATAGAGGTAGTTGGTAATGTGAAGTCGTTGGCTTTCTTTTGGTTTAAGAATAGATCGGGTTTTAAGTCCTTGTTATGGAAGGATTGGTATAATTATCTGTTGTATATGTTGTAGTTGTTGGCGTCTTCCTCGTCTTGAGGTGGCGCGTGTGTTTTATTGAaagttatttttcaaaaaaaaaaaattattctaATGGTTCATATGATATACACATTTAATGGTTCGTATTATTGTTATAAATCAATGACTTAATTATTTTAAGAGTAAATTAGcgttttggtccttgtggtttagtCTGTTTAACCATCTTAAAAAATAATCTTTTAACATATTAGATCTCAAGGTTGCATTTTATAACAATTTTGGCTTACTTTTTTGCAGTTAAGTGTAAGAGTAATTAGGTAATTATATACCTTAACGGCTGTTTTTTGACAATtacaaagttcttttaatatttaaaatgttattaatgcaattactcaagttttttttttataattatttcgttattttcacgattattatttaacaaaatatgttttatatatacaaataaatatgtattttcattaagCGTTTGTTTTTTAAACGTCGttttaaaatcatttgttttttaaccttttttttaaaCCGTCTAGTGTTTTTTTAAATTATTCATTTTAGACCGCTTGTTTATTaaaatcgtttttgaaattatttttaaacctcgtttttaaagtcATTTTTAAACCGTCTATTGTATGGGATGGAGTGTTAGGCCATAAAGAAGACACAAGCACGTAAAATGGAGGTAGCTGAAATGAGGAtgctgaggtggatgtgtggGATGGAGTGTTAGGCCATAAAGAAGACACAAGCACACAAGGTTAGACCGGATAAGAAGGAGGTATTTAGGGATAGGTTAGGAGTGACTAGTATTTCAGATAAgataaaggaggggagactgagATGGTGTGGGCATATGAGGAGGAGGCAGACGACATAGCCTGTTAGATTAGTGGAAACCATCACCATGGAGGGGAGGAGGAGTAGGGGACGACCCAAATTGATTTGGGACGAACGAATTAGACAAGATTTGCTAGAGTTGCACCTCTCTAAGAACATGGTGCAGGATAGAAAGTCATGGAAGCGTAGGATTCAGATTAATGACTTTTAGGGGAAGATACAGTTTTGCCTTAGCATCTAGATGTTTATACATTTTAGGTGGACTTGGCGTGTGATTATTACTTGGCATGTCTATATGTTGTATGTCAGACTATCCATGTTCCTGTTTTTACTATGTTACTATTTCATCAACCCTTTTGGACTTGACATATTATACATTTTCATGTTTTTGCTATGTTACTCTTTCATCACTCTTTTTTTTATTTGCCtatttatttagttttgtttGTTGCTTGGTTGTCTGTTTTGAGttgagggtctctctggaagcagtctctctatcctTAAGGATGGTGGTAAGATTTGTCTACATCCACCCTCCCCAGACACTACAAATAGATTTtatgctatttgtgggatttactgggtatggttgttgtagtttttttttattaaaatcgttcttttttaaaattatttgtcttttaaagttttttttttttttaaaaaaacgaTCGATTTTAAACGAACGAGTgttttaaaaaaaactttaaaagacaaacaactttaaaaagaacGATTTAATAAACAAGCggtttaaaaatgaaaaattttaaaaacgatagattgtttaaacaaaatgtaaaataacaaattattttttaaaacgacttttataaaaataaacggttaattaaaatatatatttatttgtatatttaaaacgtattttgttaaataataatcgtgaaaataacaaaataataaaaaaacttgaGTAGTTGCAgtaataatctcttaaatattaaaagaacttttTAATCATCAAAACAATCCCTAAGGTATATAATGACCTAATTACCCTTACACTTAATgcaaaaaagtaacaaagttagtgtcaGGAGTCAAAACCGTTATAAAATGTAACATCAGGGCCTAATATGTTAAATTCCTTTTTGGATTGAAATTGTTAAACTGGCTAAAtcacaggggccaaaactgtaatttactcttattttaaTGTACATATGCTATCAAGTTTGGTTCTTAAAATGTCAAAATTACAAACATGTTACTCGTGGTTTGTACTAATTTACGGTTTTATATTTCTAATTTCCATAGAAAATGAAAGGGATATTGATTTAAATAACTCAAATTTTTATCAATTGGCTGATAACACTTTCAACTTTTGATTTATACACCAGCActctcaactttcaacttattggtCGATAACACTCCctaactaacagaaccctaacacATTTAGCTGACGTCATCTGCCACGTCATAAAAATGTCACGTTAGCTGCCACTCAGCTGTCACGTCATAAAAATGCCACGTCAACTGCCACATCAGTTGTTACGTCATCAAAAAaatgccacatcagctgccacatCATATGCCATGTCAGCAAAAAATATCCACATCAGATGCCATATCagcaaaaactaactgggttagggttcaGTTAATTAGGGGGTATTATCAGTCAAGTAGTTGAAAGTTGGGAGTACTGGTATACAAATCAAAAGTTGGAAGTGTTATCGGTCAATTGATGAAAGTTagaattatttaaatccaatatcccaaaataaaattatataaaagttAGAATAGTAAGAAATGTATGTAGGAATACTAATGGATATTTTAAATTGACTAACGGGTATATATGATATCAATGTATACCTGATACCCAACGTATATCCGATGGGTACTGATCAAATataagacattgttttataaTCAGATGTAGAATTAGGATTACCAAGACCTGAATCTACCCTGTGTCACTGCCATCCCTAAACGGTATTCTATTTggattaaaaataattaaattatCGATTTAAGGCATAATtttaacaaatataaataaagtaTATACAAGTTATTCTATTTAAAGATTATGGAATTAGATTTAACCTAAAAATGTCTACAATAGATGCATTTCTGTTTTCCATCTGAGTCATTTTTAACTTATATTATTATTTACGACTTTTTCAATGCCTCCGCTCTTAAGGTTTGAAAAGGCTTAATCAAGAGTCTAACATCACTCCAGACACATAAAAAAGTTTGTGGGGGTTAATATAAACTTGAGATTAAAGAAAACAAAGTAaaattaaacaacaaataagGAAATGAATTTTTCAGAGTTGCCTCACGATCGTTTCAAGGTTAAAGTTAAAACAAGAATtgcaatttttttgtttttaattaattatgAAAAAAAATTCTACTAGTGACTATTTCATtgtgatgtaatttttttttcataattaattaaaaacaaaaaaattgcaATTCTTGTTTGAGCCCTTCATGATCTTAACCCAACGCTCTTCGTTGATTAGACCCAACATGCTACTTTAAGTTTGAGCACTTCATGATCTTGATGTGCCTGTAGCAATGACAAAAGTATTAATATATTTCAATACACTTGTTGTTCGGAATGTTTATTTATATTGTATAATTCTGTGGTGTAATTGGGTTCGTAGACAAacacaaaacattatttattctTTTGTCAAGAATTAAAATAAACATTTGTCATTGCTACAAGCAGTTGTAGACAAACACAAAACATTTGTCATTGTATAATTCTGTGGTGTAATTGGGTAATCAACTACTTGTTATGGACAAACAAAACGATACAGGCACATATAAGTAAAATCAATATAAATACTGTAAATACCATAAAacgaaataaaacataatataaaaaaacttttaaaggtcTATGTAAAATTCGATACCAGTACCCGTTTTCACCTGTACAAATACCGTAAGTACCGAATActaaaatcaataaaactgggtACCGATACATGTACCGAATACCTAAAATCGATACGAGTACAGGTACAGATATAGATACGAGTATTGATATTTGAGAAAAAAGCCCATCCCTGTTGGAAACGGTCGAAGTGTACCCAAATTGTCTTTTTAACTCCCATCGTCAGCCCTCATGGCCATATTTGACGTGGGCTGCTATGTTTTCTAATCTAACAGACTAACACACCAAAACAATTAATTCAGCCCAATAAGCCCAATCAATGAGCCTTTTATGTTGGTGTCCTTCCCATAAATTAAGTCAGCACACATGTATACACTACTTTGATAGAGGAGGATGGGGCATTTCTATTGTCTACCATAGAATCCACCGGCCACTTTGTTTCTACCCTCACCTACTTTATAATTACAACTAGTGATAATACCCGCGAATTTCACGGTGTTGAGAAATGatatgttctttttttttttttagaaaaaaaattacgtttatACTGATTATAAAGAAACTGTACGCATGGACTTATCATGGAAATCCGAAGTTCACGATGAAAATACAACAAACCAATGTACTATAgataaaaaataaacaatcatCACCTAACGAAATATGTTCGACTTGAATTATATCATGCCATCCAACTAAACAAAATATATGCAAAAAAAATTATTAGTAATAGATTGAAATATAGTGCTAATTTCCGTGAACTTCACGGAACAAAACAAATAATATTGACGAAAACAACACTAAGAATTCGGTTACGACTTATGGTTAACGTAAAGAATGAAATCAAATGTCATAATGCATTTAATTACCTACATCAACTATCAAAGTTGACTTATAAGGAAAATACATATGTAAACAAAGCAGCTATATAGTCTTATGAAATTTATTTTAAAAGAGTAGCAAAATAGTACAACACATAAAGCAAGCAACATACATTATCCCTGCACAAAAGCTAGTGCATCAAAAAGCAATACACTGTGAGAAAAGAAACAAAATATAAGAATATCAACAAAGCATAAGTTACAACTAATAAAACACGTTTTGGATGACTATATTCTGTAACTGGTTTGTATCTTTGCTAGTTGTTCTTTAATTAAATATCACCATTCGCAAAAAAAATTCCGACTAATGCATCTCTAAGATTATATCAAATCCTCTCTTACATATCACTCCCTAAGTTCAAAGGCGTTGTTTGATCTTAACTTCACCTTTCTTGATCACTCGGTCTTCAACATTAAATCCTTGATGACCCTTTCCCGAAAAGCAGTTCATCAACATATATAACATACTTTTTGTTTTATTCCTAACAAAACAATCTGGCCATTAGATATGCTCACCAATTAATTTTGAACCCCAACAGGATATAATACAAAGCATATAATGTATTAAATTTCCTTCATGAAACTAAACACACCAAATAATACCTCCGTATGATAAGAAAAATAACCATTTAGCAAGTTTCAATCAGTTTCTCATTTCCATTCCATCTCTGGCCACTTAGGATTACACGTGAA of Helianthus annuus cultivar XRQ/B chromosome 1, HanXRQr2.0-SUNRISE, whole genome shotgun sequence contains these proteins:
- the LOC110899889 gene encoding uncharacterized protein LOC110899889 codes for the protein MDPNGVVRYTHRRSPSSDRFLNVFSPPSSSGVISGDSSVAGDDFSEDDVFWTGDFAENKLRSSDSVKSTNRNPSKRQETFGILAALPENNGRKPNLPVLNRNPTVGSPSSSRLIPSIPMIPRPNKLDRDVSQSMPVRFQQSAPVNVPMFARKVRTGGELADVDIVEDDDDEEMLPPHEIVARGSSPRTAFSVLEGAGRTLKGRDLRLVRNAVWRKTGFLD